DNA sequence from the Hippopotamus amphibius kiboko isolate mHipAmp2 chromosome 1, mHipAmp2.hap2, whole genome shotgun sequence genome:
TGCACCTGTACACAATGCGTTCCCGGTGCAGGTCCTCTAGGCCGCAGCAGATCTCGGCCGCGTAGAAGACGGCCCGAGCCTCGGGGAAGCCAGCCTGGCCCATGTGGTAGATGTGGAACTTGAGGTCACCTCCATTCATCAGCGTCAGCACCAGGCACAGCGCGTCCTTGGTCTCATAGGCGTAGGCCAAGCTCACCTGTGACCAAGGGGACCCGAGCCCTGAAGCAGGGGCCGTGGGCCACCTGATGGCGGGGCTGGTGCCCGCCGCCCAGAAAGTCCTTCTTCATGCCACTCCCTGGGGCCCAGCCTGCTCCCCAGGCCAGGTGTCCATACCCCAAACCCATCCTTCCCAGGCGTCTCTGAGGACAAGGGAGGTAGTGGTGCCTGGAGGGGGCCCATCAGGGAGGGAAGAGATCTTAGTCCAGTGAGTGGGGAGAGCAGGCGTGGCCGGGGGAAGGGAGGGGTCTCCTGTCTGTACTTACTACAAACCTACTGTTCACTTTCTCCAGGATCTGCTTCTCGTTGAGTGCCATGGCCTCGCCTTTCCGCTTCTTGATGCGCTTCTTCTCCAGCTTCTTGCAGGCGTACATCTTGCCTGTTGCCCGCACCTGGCAGGCGCAGACCTGTAGCCAGGGCAGATGGGGCGAATGGGGACCAGCTGTGCCCTTCCTGGGGGTACGGGGGCTCAGAGGTGGCAAGGGGCTCGTCAGGGTCCACCCTACCCCACCTCTACACTCTGCTGGACTCTGGCCTGGCCACTCACCTCCCCAAAGCCGCCTTTGCCCAGGACTCGGTACTGCCTGAAGGTGTTTTTGGTCACTGGCTGCCTGTGGATACGGGGTTGGGGAGCAAACACTAGCTGATCAGGGGCCTGAGGCCAGCGAGAGCCCCTGCAACCTGGCCCACCCCGGCGCAGCCTTCAGGGAGCTTACCTTTCCAgccacttccactgcaggaaacGGTTGAAGTAGATGCTGTCGAGGTAGTCGGCAAAAGGGGCCACGCTCAGGTACTCATGGGTCAGCCTATCGAGGAGACCCAGCCCACTGGTCAGCCCCTGACACCCCAGGTTCTTGGCTTGATGGGCCAGGCCCCCCGTAAGGTGTCTGCTTAGCCTGAAAGGCAGCACCCTTGGCCAACCCTCCCGCTAACACACCGAGGTGGGAGACATGCACCCCGCGCTGAAGCCCAGATGCTACAGAAAGGGGAGGCAACCTGCCCAAGGTTGCAGAGCAGGCACAAGGCCGGGGTGAAGTGCTGAGCCCCCTCACCACCTGCGGAACTGTTCACAGGCTTCTGGGTCCACAGGAGCCACCTCCTCAGGACACAATTCTCAGCCTGTGGGCAGGGAGAGGCTTACCGGGTGAGCTCCTGGAAGAGGTCTTTGCAGGGTCCCTGCTCCAGCTGCTGGGCACAGTTAGACACCAGTTGCCGGGGGACCTCAGGGATGAGGTCGGGACCCTAGGGGAAGGCCACAGACAGATCAGGGCAGGAGGCTCCCTTGGCCAGCTGCCCACTCCCAGGGCAGAGATGGCAGAGATCTCAGGCCTGTGCTGGGGTGGCTGAAGTTGGTTTCTGCGGCTCCCTTGAGGCAGGGTGAAGCAGAGCTGCTGGCAGGCTGTGGGGCCCAGAGCCCTGGCCCACCCTCACAGTCTCCATGCCCACAGTGCTGCCTGGCAAGCCTGGCGCAGCACCAGGGCACTCTCTGCCCAGGCTGTGGTCACTCCTCTCCccctcactgagctctgcccGCTGCCGTCATCCCTGCATCAGTGCTCACTCACCATGTGGCTCAGAAAATTCTGCATTAGCCGCTGCCCACACGCCTTCCGCTTCTCATCAGGGGTCACTTCATACTCCGCCTGCAGGGTGGGAGGCAGAGCAGCTTGGGGCTTGGGTGGAACGACAGGTGTGGGGAGATGGGGCACATGTGGCCAGGACCTCTGCCCACCCTCGGGGCTGGGCTGCACTCACCACCCCGTCCAGGAAGGCAATGCAGCGGGTCAGCTCAGGCCTCGTGGCGCAGAACTCTCGGAACAGCAGGCGCCCGATGGGCTGCCGCTCGCACAGGCTGTGGTAGTCACGCTCTGCAGGCAGAGGTGGGAGCTGCTGGATGCCTGGACCCGGAGCCTGCCGGCCAGACGATCCTGTCCAAACGCCAGGCCCGGGGCCCCACCAACAGCTTCCAGCCCTGCAGTATGCCGGCCATCGTTTCCTTTAGAACCCTCCCCACAGGATGGAGGTGGCCCTACTGTTACTGCCATCATAGATTGGGActccgaggcccagagaggcgaAGCgattagcccaaggtcacacagccaggagtgtggctccagagccaaggagCGCTCACTTCCGGCCGCTGTCTCTTGGTTCACACCAATGGCGTATGTCACAGTAGGGGTTGGGTGTGGTCTGTGAGGTTCCGGCCCGGCCCGGGCCTGGCCCGCACCTGCTGCCTGCCTGGCGAAAGTGTGGGAGGAAGCTGTGGCTTCCGGTGAGCTCAAGGCTAGGCCTCCTTCCCAGCGGTGGAAGCAGCCACGGTGTACTCCTAGCCCACGTGCAGGCCTGCGCCCTTCTAGTCAAGGCTGGGCTGCGCACCTGGGCGGGGCTGAGCGCAGGCCCGGGGCTCTCGGCGGGCAGTCGGCGTGCGGGCCGACTCCAGCCCCCGCTGCACCCTCTGCTCTGTCCTGCGAGCCCTGCTCACCCAAGGCCTGGCCCTCCCTCCCGCTGCTTCCCTCGGACGGCCCCGCACCTGCCCCCATCCTCCGCCCCGCACCTACCCCAACCGCCCCCTGCTGTCCTGTGtgctctctgccctccacccAGCCCAAGCCCAGGAACTGAAACTGGGCTGGGTGGTGCAGCCTCAATTTCTCTGCTCCCCGaaacccccagccctgcccctccaccccgaGGCAAGGTCTCAGGGGAGGCTCCCCTGGCACCAGCGGGACCCTCCCGCCTCTGCACCCGACCCCTCCCCGTCTCTGCCCAGGCCTCACCAAGGCTGCGCCGCAGCTCCTCGCACTGGCTGATGTGGGGGAACTGCAGCATCTGTCGCCATTTCTTGCTCTTGCCTTTGCGATTCCCGGCACCACCTGCGGAGCCAAACAGGCGCTCGGTCTCGGTCCCGCCACGGCCgtgcctcccctccaccctcagaGGTGTCCAGAGGCCTTCGGGGCCCAGCTGAGGCCCCGTCCACGCTGGGAGGCACCTCGGGCCTTCCTTCCGTGTGTTGCAACATGCCCTCACTGGCTTCCAGGACACACACGGGCCCCTAGGTCTTCCTGCTAAGGGGCTCCCGGGCTGGAAGAGCCAAGGGGGGCATGA
Encoded proteins:
- the GRK6 gene encoding G protein-coupled receptor kinase 6 isoform X3, which encodes MELENIVANTVLLKAREGGAGNRKGKSKKWRQMLQFPHISQCEELRRSLERDYHSLCERQPIGRLLFREFCATRPELTRCIAFLDGVAEYEVTPDEKRKACGQRLMQNFLSHMGPDLIPEVPRQLVSNCAQQLEQGPCKDLFQELTRLTHEYLSVAPFADYLDSIYFNRFLQWKWLERQPVTKNTFRQYRVLGKGGFGEVCACQVRATGKMYACKKLEKKRIKKRKGEAMALNEKQILEKVNSRFVVSLAYAYETKDALCLVLTLMNGGDLKFHIYHMGQAGFPEARAVFYAAEICCGLEDLHRERIVYRDLKPENILLDDHGHIRISDLGLAVHVPEGQTIKGRVGTVGYMAPEVVKNERYTFSPDWWALGCLLYEMIAGQSPFQQRKKKIKREEVERLVKEVPEEYSEHFSPQARLLCSQLLCKDPAERLGCGGGGAREVKEHPLFKKLNFKRLGAGMLEPPFKPDPQAIYCKDVLDIEQFSTVKGVELEATDQDFYQKFATGSVPIPWQNEMVETECFQELNVFGMDGSVPPDLDWKGQPPAPPKKGLLQRLFSRQR
- the GRK6 gene encoding G protein-coupled receptor kinase 6 isoform X2 → MELENIVANTVLLKAREGGAGNRKGKSKKWRQMLQFPHISQCEELRRSLERDYHSLCERQPIGRLLFREFCATRPELTRCIAFLDGVAEYEVTPDEKRKACGQRLMQNFLSHMGPDLIPEVPRQLVSNCAQQLEQGPCKDLFQELTRLTHEYLSVAPFADYLDSIYFNRFLQWKWLERQPVTKNTFRQYRVLGKGGFGEVCACQVRATGKMYACKKLEKKRIKKRKGEAMALNEKQILEKVNSRFVVSLAYAYETKDALCLVLTLMNGGDLKFHIYHMGQAGFPEARAVFYAAEICCGLEDLHRERIVYRDLKPENILLDDHGHIRISDLGLAVHVPEGQTIKGRVGTVGYMAPEVVKNERYTFSPDWWALGCLLYEMIAGQSPFQQRKKKIKREEVERLVKEVPEEYSEHFSPQARLLCSQLLCKDPAERLGCGGGGAREVKEHPLFKKLNFKRLGAGMLEPPFKPDPQAIYCKDVLDIEQFSTVKGVELEATDQDFYQKFATGSVPIPWQNEMVETECFQELNVFGMDGSVPPDLDWKGQPPAPPKKGLLQRLFSRQVPRGPG
- the GRK6 gene encoding G protein-coupled receptor kinase 6 isoform X1 — translated: MELENIVANTVLLKAREGGAGNRKGKSKKWRQMLQFPHISQCEELRRSLERDYHSLCERQPIGRLLFREFCATRPELTRCIAFLDGVAEYEVTPDEKRKACGQRLMQNFLSHMGPDLIPEVPRQLVSNCAQQLEQGPCKDLFQELTRLTHEYLSVAPFADYLDSIYFNRFLQWKWLERQPVTKNTFRQYRVLGKGGFGEVCACQVRATGKMYACKKLEKKRIKKRKGEAMALNEKQILEKVNSRFVVSLAYAYETKDALCLVLTLMNGGDLKFHIYHMGQAGFPEARAVFYAAEICCGLEDLHRERIVYRDLKPENILLDDHGHIRISDLGLAVHVPEGQTIKGRVGTVGYMAPEVVKNERYTFSPDWWALGCLLYEMIAGQSPFQQRKKKIKREEVERLVKEVPEEYSEHFSPQARLLCSQLLCKDPAERLGCGGGGAREVKEHPLFKKLNFKRLGAGMLEPPFKPDPQAIYCKDVLDIEQFSTVKGVELEATDQDFYQKFATGSVPIPWQNEMVETECFQELNVFGMDGSVPPDLDWKGQPPAPPKKGLLQRLFSRQDCCGNCSDSEEELPARLELPTRL
- the GRK6 gene encoding G protein-coupled receptor kinase 6 isoform X4, with translation MLQFPHISQCEELRRSLERDYHSLCERQPIGRLLFREFCATRPELTRCIAFLDGVAEYEVTPDEKRKACGQRLMQNFLSHMGPDLIPEVPRQLVSNCAQQLEQGPCKDLFQELTRLTHEYLSVAPFADYLDSIYFNRFLQWKWLERQPVTKNTFRQYRVLGKGGFGEVCACQVRATGKMYACKKLEKKRIKKRKGEAMALNEKQILEKVNSRFVVSLAYAYETKDALCLVLTLMNGGDLKFHIYHMGQAGFPEARAVFYAAEICCGLEDLHRERIVYRDLKPENILLDDHGHIRISDLGLAVHVPEGQTIKGRVGTVGYMAPEVVKNERYTFSPDWWALGCLLYEMIAGQSPFQQRKKKIKREEVERLVKEVPEEYSEHFSPQARLLCSQLLCKDPAERLGCGGGGAREVKEHPLFKKLNFKRLGAGMLEPPFKPDPQAIYCKDVLDIEQFSTVKGVELEATDQDFYQKFATGSVPIPWQNEMVETECFQELNVFGMDGSVPPDLDWKGQPPAPPKKGLLQRLFSRQDCCGNCSDSEEELPARLELPTRL